In Panicum virgatum strain AP13 chromosome 4N, P.virgatum_v5, whole genome shotgun sequence, a single window of DNA contains:
- the LOC120669231 gene encoding uncharacterized protein LOC120669231: MAARKSLLQTELNSSSSDDDDDYFILSAARIVQSFSNEKGKHGGSVHGHQVLYRDREGGHKRMFQDYLVDDLTYPQHIFRRRYRMNRELFLHTMNAVESYDDYFVQKWSAANVAGLSCFQKVTSAFCMLTYGVPADATNEYVRIGESAVLESLRRFVAAVVDIFEDEYLRSPNEVDTTRLLALEEQKGFPEGTAPKVNYTINGHDYTMGYYLADGIYPSWATFVKSISQPMGNKKKYFAKAQEAARKDVERAFGVLQSRFAIVRGPSRVWDTETLGNIMKACVIMHNMIIEAEGAVDPNERFEYGGQNVEPSHESNRTIDEFIDPHKRIRDNEIHHQLKEDLIEHLWQHFPDNY, translated from the exons atggcggCTAGAAAATCCCTTTTGCAAACAGAATTGAATTCGTCATCTtccgatgacgatgacgattATTTCATCTTGTCTGCAGCTCGAATAGTGCAATCTTTTTCGAATGAAAAAGGAAAACATGGTGGTTCTGTCCATGGCCATCAAGTTTTGTATAGAGATCGAGAAGGCGGTCACAAAAGGATGTTTCAAGATTATTTGGTCGATGATCTGACGTACCCCCAACACATATTCCGTCGGAG GTATAGGATGAATAGGGAGCTTTTCCTACACACAATGAATGCGGTAGAATCATATGATGACTACTTTGTGCAAAAATGGAGTGCCGCCAATGTAGCTGGACTGAGTTGCTTCCAAAAAGTGACTTCAGCATTCTGTATGCTTACTTATGGAGTTCCAGCTGATGCTACGAATGAGTATGTTCGCATTGGAGAAAGTGCGGTACTTGAGAGCCTACGAAGGTTTGTTGCTGCAGTAGTTGATATCTTTGAAGATGAATATCTGAGATCGCCTAATGAGGTTGACACAACACGCTTACTTGCGCTCGAGGAGCAAAAAGGGTTTCCTG AGGGTACAGCTCCTAAGGTGAACTATACCATTAATGGGCATGATTACACAATGGGATATTATCTAGCTGATGGTATATACCCATCATGGGCTACTTTTGTTAAGTCCATCTCTCAGCCTATGGGGaacaagaaaaaatatttcGCAAAAGCACAGGAAGCAGCAAGGAAGGATGTTGAAAGAGCTTTTGGAGTTCTTCAATCAAGGTTCGCCATTGTTCGAGGGCCAAGTCGTGTGTGGGACACAGAGACTCTAGGAAATATTATGAAAGCTTGTGTTATTATGCATAATATGATCATTGAGGCCGAGGGAGCCGTTGACCCCAATGAGCGCTTCGAGTACGGTGGACAAAATGTGGAGCCTTCTCATGAGAGTAATCGAACCATCGATGAATTTATTGATCCACATAAAAGGATCAGAGACAACGAAATCCATCACCAGTTAAAAGAAGACCTGATCGAGCACTTGTGGCAGCATTTTCCGGACAATTATTAG
- the LOC120669604 gene encoding amino acid transporter AVT6A-like — MGGGGGNERFPGGSDPLLPTKREGDEDDAGASAFHEFSGASFAGAVFNLSTTIVGAGIMALPATMKVLGLVPGLVMIVLAALLTDASIELLVRFSRAVGARSYGAAMGDAFGWWGRRLLQVCVVINNVGVMIVYMIIIGDVLSGTDSGGEHHYGVLEGWFGMHWWNGRFFILLVTTLCIFTPLACLKHIDSLSYTSTISVALAVVFVIITAGIAIVKLIGGQIPMPKLFPVVPDLASVWELFTAVPVLVTAYVCHYNVHPIHNELKDSSQIKPIVHTSLTLCSTIYITTSFFGYLLFGESTLSDVLSNFDSNLGIPYSSVLNDAVRVSYAVHLMLVFPMIFHALRLNLDGLLFASARPLSSDNKRFSAMTAVLLLVIFGSANFIPSIWDAFQFTGATAAVCIAFIFPAAITLRDPHGIAKKWDKILAVFMIVLAVVSNVVAVYSDAYKMFHKKSAPSQA; from the exons atgggcggcggcggcgggaacgaGCGCTTCCCGGGGGGCAGCGACCCGCTGCTCCCGACGAAGCGAGAGGGGGACGAGGACGACGCCGGCGCCTCCGCGTTCCACGAGTTCAGCGGTGCATCCTTCGCCGGCGCGGTGTTCAACCTCTCCACCACCATCGTCGGCGCGGGCATCATGGCGCTGCCGGCCACCATGAAGGTGCTCGGCCTCGTGCCCGGGCTCGTCATGATAGTGCTCGCCGCGCTCCTCACCGACGCCTCCATCGAGCTGCTCGTGAGGTTCAGCCGCGCCGTGGGGGCGCGGTCCTACGGCGCCGCCATGGGGGATGCCTTCGGGTGGTGGGGCAGGAGGTTGCTCCAGGTCTGCGTCGTCATCAACAACGTTGGCGTTATGATCGTCTACATGATCATTATTG GTGATGTGCTTTCTGGAACTGATTCTGGTGGTGAACACCACTATGGTGTTCTAGAAGGATGGTTCGGAATGCACTGGTGGAACGGCCGTTTCTTTATTCTCCTGGTTACAACCCTTTGTATTTTTACTCCACTAGCATGCTTGAAGCATATTG atTCATTGAGCTATACGTCCACAATATCTGTAGCTTTGGCTGTTGTATTTGTTATCATTACTGCAGGCATTGCTATTGTCAAGTTGATAGGTGGACAAATTCCAATGCCCAAGCTGTTTCCGGTGGTTCCTGATTTGGCATCTGTTTGGGAACTATTTACAGCGGTACCAGTTCTTGTCACTGCTTACGTTTGCCATTACAATG TTCACCCAATTCATAATGAGTTAAAGGACTCTTCGCAGATAAAGCCAATAGTGCATACATCATTGACACTGTGCTCGACTATCTACATCACAACAAGTTTCTTTGGATACCTCCTCTTTGGCGAGTCTACACTCTCTGATGTGCTCTCCAACTTTGATTCAAATCTGGGGATCCCATATAGTTCAGTTCTAAATGATGCTGTCAGAGTGAGCTATGCTGTTCACCTTATGCTCGTGTTCCCCATGATATTCCATGCACTGCGTCTTAATTTGGATGGGCTTCTCTTCGCTTCTGCAAGGCCTCTGTCTTCTGACAACAAGAGATTTAGTGCAATGACAGCAGTGCTTCTCCTAGTGATTTTTGGGTCTGCAAACTTCATTCCTAGTATATGGGATGCTTTTCAATTTACTGGAGCTACTGCTgctgtttgtattgcctttatTTTCCCAGCTGCAATCACTCTAAG GGATCCACACGGTATAGCAAAGAAGTGGGACAAGATTTTGGCTGTCTTCATGATTGTTCTTGCGGTTGTATCAAATGTAGTAGCGGTGTACAGCGATGCCTACAAAATGTTCCACAAGAAAAGTGCTCCTTCCCAGGCCTGA